The DNA sequence TTCATACTggcttataaatataatttttctattcatttttcTGTATAAATCATGTGTTGTGAAGTTCGGATTATGGCTTGAAATCGATCAAAATTCTTCTAATAAGTACTAGTGGAAGATCATATTTTGTTTCGGgaaattattaataaagtttgaatctcctatatatatataaagggcaATGAAGTTTTTATTTAACGAAGagattcttcttttttcttgataaaaagatGATAGTGATTCGtggtgtgtgtgtatatatatatatatatatgtatatattttcatgATAGAACAGTTAGGAGAGAGCAATTGTCGTAAATCGAATTTAAGTTATAGCTTAGACGTTAGTCAAATGAAGAGATTCAAGAAATTTTTAAGCTAATGCTAATAGTTTAAGGTGAATATATATTCGAGTTTGTATAAGTAAATGTCATGCAAATCATAAAAGGAAAGGATTCTATATTTGATAAGTCAAGTTAATTGACTTAATTACTGacgatatgataatattttggcTTGAAAACCACCGTATTTTTAGGCTTTCATAGTTAGGTGTGTAACCGGTTTGATTTGGTCtggttttgaataaaatctaTAACCAAATTGATAAcaccggttttatattttttaaaatcgattACACACTAGTTATTCATCTAAACTAGTACTTATTTTACCGGTTTTGGTCTAGTTCGGTCcgatttttcggttttaatatattaattatattagtattactaatgtatttatcagaagaaatatgttgagaatttattatacaataaaatgtatttaatatatatattatatttaaaacatattatcaaataaatattcatgtttaaaattaaaatgttatgctataaattataatatattatttcatacataattatatattatatataatataaaatatattatatataatattaaaaattaataatatataatatgtgaaccggTTTGGTGTTACAAAACGTAAAACTAATTTTGGATTGGATTTGACcgatttttataacaaaataacTGCTTCTGAACCAAACCGGTAAAAAGCCGGACCAAACCAACTGGTCCGGGCTGGTTTTCCGATCCTTCAGTCTATGTTTACACCTCTATTCCTAGCTATAAAGGAAAGGAATAGCTACATATGTCTTCCTATGGAGGAGGTTCGGCTACATATGGAAGCCAAGCCACCCTACAAAGTCATATATCCACTGCACTCTACCCAGTACTTCCTCCAGTTCCAACCTCTCGCATTTAAATCCATATAGGTATTATAAGTTTGGTTTTCATTCCAATTGCATGCATGGGCCACTGTTTCCTGATATAGATAAAGTGtttaagaacaaaaaagaaatttcCCAAATAATCTAGATTTCATTCACCTAATTAAGCTAGTAATAGTGTTTTCAGGTTACCCAACGACCCATTCAATTGCCAGATCTTTCCCTCCCTATTAATAGATCACAGTCTTGGTTTAGAAGAATGCATCAGCTTCTCATTCTTGGCATCCAAACACAGCACAATGTCAGAAACAAAAGAACACTTCATCCTGTTCCCATTCATGGCAGAAGGCCACATAATCCCTTTCTTGGCTTTGGCCCTTCGACTTGTAGAGAAAAAGGGTTGCACCATAACCTTTATCAACACCCCTCTCAACATCAAGAAAATCAGTGCCAAACTCCCTCCAAACCCTTATATGCGCCTTGTTGAAATCCCTTTCAACCCCGCCGACCATGGCCTCCCTGCAGATGCTGAGAGCACCAACTCTCTTCCCTACCATCTTATCCTCAGTCTTTTCGAAGCTTCTGATTCCTTTAAACCCATTGTCAGAAAACTCATCCACAACATTTTCCACGAAGAAAATGGTTGTCCTCCACCACATTGTTTTATCTCCGACTTGTATTTTGGGTGGTGCGCCGATATTGCCCACGAGTTTGGCATGTACCACACCCTGTTTTCCCCGTCTGGAGCCTTTGGCATGGCTTGTTATTTCTCCATTTGTCTGCACTTGCCGCAGAGGAAAGCGGAATCTGAGGAGTTCACATTGCCTGATTTCCCTGAAGCATCTACTATTCACATATCACAGCTCTCACAAAGTCTTAAGGCGGCCGATGGTAACGATTCTTTTTCACGGTACATGACAAAACTGATTCCTCAGTGTCTGAATTCTGATGGAATGTTGGTTAATACGGTGGAGGGACTTGACACTATTGGACTGGACTACTTCAGGCGAAAGTTCAACAGGCCGATTTGGGCAGTGGGGCCACTTCTTCTACCTCCATCAGGCGAAAGGCGAGTTGCGAAAGACTCTCAAAACTCTCCTGAGTTTATCACAAGTTGGCTTGATTCGAAACCTCCTAAGTCTGTGTTATACATATCCTTTGGGTCGCAGAATACGATGTCTAGTTCCCAGATGATGCAACTGGCTATGGGATTGGATGTTAGTGGCAAGAATTTCATTTGGGTTGTCCGACCACCTATGGAGTTTGACATAAATTCAGAATTCAACTTCAAGGAATGGTTGCCAGAGGGATTTGCACAGAAGATTAGAGACGAAAAGAGAGGGCTGATTCTGGATAAATGGGCACCCCAGCAAGAAATCCTATCCCATGAAGCAACTTCCGCCTTCTTAAGTCATTGCGGATGGAATTCAGTGCTGGAATGCCTTATCCACGGTATCCCTTTGATTGGGTGGCCAATGGCAACAGAACAGTTCTACAATGCTAAACATATGGGAGAGCAAGTTGGGGTTTGTGTGGAGGTGGCAAGGGGGAAGACCTGCGAGGTTAAGCACGAAGACATAGCAGCAATGATTGAGTTGGTGATGAATGAGACCGAGAAAGCCGGGAAAACAATGAGAAGGAAAGCTCTTGAGGCCAGAGAAATTCTTtttgatgccatgaaagatgaggaTGATTATAAAGGGTCCTCTGTCAAAGCCATGGATGACTTCTTGAGCGCTGCGGAGTTGATGAGTGACAAGACAAAGAGGGGACCGAACATTTGAAGAGCCTCGACGATGACTAGTTTcagacatatataataaaatcaaaaggGTTTATCAACCTGGGAATGATGAGCTAGCGATTCAATTTCAAACTATATTTCTTTCGCTTTTATggtaagagtaaaataaaatgcaacattGCAACTCTTGGAAGGTGCGCCTCAAAGAGTTAATTGGGTTTGTATCTTAATTAAATCTTTGCCACATCTACTCGCAATAGACATATCTTTGTTGCACTATAATTTCCCAAATACTATTTAAGCTTTTTTCTTAATGCGTGAAGAACTTCCacgaaaatcacataaaaaaacaatcaacatacactcTCGGAGGCTATTTAATTATCTTCTCATTTAATTTCTTGCAGGAaaatggctttttttttttttttttatctgaaattttgttattatttttttattttttatcacacTATCTAGGATGGCCACCGAAATGCAAGC is a window from the Carya illinoinensis cultivar Pawnee chromosome 14, C.illinoinensisPawnee_v1, whole genome shotgun sequence genome containing:
- the LOC122293430 gene encoding UDP-glycosyltransferase 92A1-like, whose amino-acid sequence is MSETKEHFILFPFMAEGHIIPFLALALRLVEKKGCTITFINTPLNIKKISAKLPPNPYMRLVEIPFNPADHGLPADAESTNSLPYHLILSLFEASDSFKPIVRKLIHNIFHEENGCPPPHCFISDLYFGWCADIAHEFGMYHTLFSPSGAFGMACYFSICLHLPQRKAESEEFTLPDFPEASTIHISQLSQSLKAADGNDSFSRYMTKLIPQCLNSDGMLVNTVEGLDTIGLDYFRRKFNRPIWAVGPLLLPPSGERRVAKDSQNSPEFITSWLDSKPPKSVLYISFGSQNTMSSSQMMQLAMGLDVSGKNFIWVVRPPMEFDINSEFNFKEWLPEGFAQKIRDEKRGLILDKWAPQQEILSHEATSAFLSHCGWNSVLECLIHGIPLIGWPMATEQFYNAKHMGEQVGVCVEVARGKTCEVKHEDIAAMIELVMNETEKAGKTMRRKALEAREILFDAMKDEDDYKGSSVKAMDDFLSAAELMSDKTKRGPNI